A single genomic interval of Picosynechococcus sp. PCC 7003 harbors:
- the coaD gene encoding pantetheine-phosphate adenylyltransferase encodes MIAIYPGSFDPITLGHLDIIERGDRLFEKVIVAVLCNPSKSPIFSLEKRVAQISRCTQHLPNVEVASFTGLTTDYARQRNAGVLLRGLRVLSDFEKELQMAHTNKTLWDNIETVFLATSNEYSFLSSSVVKEIAKFGGSVDHLVPDNVAEDLYQWYKVHPPQISPPTTMSTPQPFIEG; translated from the coding sequence GTGATTGCTATTTATCCTGGAAGCTTTGATCCGATTACCCTGGGTCATCTCGATATTATTGAACGGGGCGATCGCCTTTTTGAAAAAGTAATCGTGGCGGTGCTGTGCAATCCCAGTAAATCGCCGATTTTTAGCCTCGAAAAGCGCGTGGCCCAAATTAGCCGCTGTACCCAACATTTACCCAATGTGGAAGTGGCGAGTTTCACCGGTTTAACCACTGACTACGCCCGACAACGTAATGCTGGTGTATTACTCCGGGGACTACGGGTGCTGTCCGACTTCGAGAAGGAGCTACAGATGGCGCATACAAATAAGACGCTTTGGGATAATATCGAGACAGTATTCCTGGCGACCTCCAACGAATATAGTTTTCTCAGCAGCAGCGTCGTCAAAGAAATTGCTAAATTTGGTGGTTCCGTTGATCACCTCGTTCCTGACAATGTCGCTGAAGATCTTTATCAATGGTACAAAGTTCATCCTCCCCAGATAAGCCCGCCGACAACAATGTCAACTCCCCAACCCTTTATCGAGGGGTAG
- the purC gene encoding phosphoribosylaminoimidazolesuccinocarboxamide synthase: MSEHHPEKKYEGKAKILYSTADPDVLLTYFKDDATAFNAQKKGTIQGKGEMNCTIAAALLQWLGTQGIPTHFIEQTKADEMLVKAVKILPVEVVVRNIAAGSLCKQTGLAQGTVLPQPLVEFYLKDDALGDPLLTRDRLMLLKIVTTEQLAQLQDYALRINGLMQGFFERCQITLVDFKIEFGTDKTGTILLADEISPDTCRLWDQTETDPNLRVMDKDRFRQDLGNIENAYQTVQARVLAQVQQLQSLT, encoded by the coding sequence ATGAGCGAGCACCACCCGGAAAAAAAATACGAAGGTAAGGCGAAAATTCTCTACAGTACCGCCGATCCTGATGTTCTCCTCACCTATTTCAAAGATGACGCCACCGCCTTCAATGCCCAGAAAAAAGGCACTATCCAGGGCAAAGGAGAAATGAATTGCACCATTGCTGCCGCCCTCCTCCAATGGCTGGGAACCCAGGGAATCCCAACTCACTTTATCGAACAAACCAAAGCCGATGAAATGCTCGTAAAAGCAGTCAAGATTCTGCCCGTAGAAGTGGTGGTGCGAAATATCGCAGCGGGTAGTCTTTGTAAACAAACAGGTTTAGCCCAGGGCACGGTGCTTCCCCAGCCCCTTGTGGAGTTTTATCTCAAGGATGATGCCCTTGGGGATCCCCTCCTGACCCGCGATCGCCTCATGCTGCTCAAGATCGTAACCACCGAGCAATTGGCCCAACTCCAGGACTATGCCCTCCGGATCAATGGTCTAATGCAAGGCTTTTTTGAGCGCTGTCAGATTACCCTGGTGGATTTTAAAATCGAGTTTGGCACCGACAAAACAGGCACAATTCTTTTGGCCGACGAAATTAGCCCCGACACCTGCCGTCTGTGGGATCAAACCGAAACAGACCCCAACCTGCGGGTAATGGATAAAGACCGCTTCCGTCAAGACCTCGGTAACATCGAAAACGCTTATCAAACTGTCCAGGCCAGGGTCTTGGCCCAGGTGCAGCAATTGCAATCCCTCACCTAA
- a CDS encoding Gfo/Idh/MocA family protein: protein MTHDTIGVAIAGTGFGQKIHIPGLQHHHRTEVVSVYHRDPDKAQAIAAAHQIPESASDFTALLDNPAVAAVAISTPPFLHYEMAKQALLAGKHVLLEKPMTLNAAEVRQLYHLAAQKNLVVTPDFEFRFVPAWQCLAEYLERGFVGEKRLITINWLVTSRANPDRPWNWYARKDQGGGALGAVGSHAFDYVYWLFGPVKRLSGHLSCAIKERPDPRDGDRLKPVDADDTCLIMLELADGTPCQMNITSVSHHGRGHWLEVYGDRGSLVLGSSNLKDYVHGFTLQAGQAGEDLQSVTIPERLEFPQTFADGRLAPFIRVVDHWVKAIERCQQNQSLAEDPAAIAPTLREGVYSQLLMDLTHQAHNQGRWLTVPDLDTYLDLG, encoded by the coding sequence ATGACCCACGACACCATTGGGGTGGCGATCGCCGGCACCGGTTTTGGCCAAAAAATTCATATTCCCGGCCTCCAACACCACCACCGTACCGAAGTGGTCTCGGTTTACCATCGCGATCCTGACAAGGCCCAGGCGATCGCTGCCGCCCATCAAATTCCAGAGAGTGCCAGCGATTTTACTGCTCTCCTGGATAATCCTGCCGTTGCCGCCGTGGCCATTTCGACGCCACCTTTTTTGCATTATGAAATGGCCAAACAAGCTCTCCTGGCGGGGAAACACGTCCTCCTAGAAAAACCCATGACCCTCAACGCGGCTGAGGTGCGGCAGCTTTACCATCTAGCAGCCCAAAAGAATCTAGTTGTGACCCCGGACTTTGAATTTCGTTTCGTTCCCGCTTGGCAATGTCTCGCGGAATATCTGGAACGGGGTTTTGTCGGTGAAAAACGCCTAATTACGATCAACTGGCTAGTGACCAGTCGGGCTAACCCAGATCGACCTTGGAATTGGTATGCCCGTAAGGATCAAGGGGGTGGCGCTTTGGGGGCCGTGGGTTCCCATGCTTTTGATTATGTCTATTGGTTGTTTGGCCCGGTGAAGCGTCTATCCGGTCACCTCAGTTGCGCCATCAAAGAGCGACCCGACCCCCGCGATGGCGATCGCCTTAAACCCGTAGATGCCGATGACACCTGCTTGATCATGTTAGAACTGGCCGATGGGACGCCGTGCCAAATGAATATTACCTCCGTCAGTCACCACGGTCGGGGTCACTGGCTCGAAGTCTATGGCGATCGCGGTTCCCTGGTTTTGGGGAGCAGTAACCTCAAGGATTATGTCCATGGTTTTACCCTCCAGGCGGGCCAAGCGGGCGAAGACCTGCAATCTGTGACGATTCCAGAGCGCCTCGAATTTCCCCAAACCTTTGCTGATGGCCGCCTCGCGCCCTTTATCCGGGTCGTCGATCATTGGGTCAAAGCCATTGAACGCTGCCAACAAAATCAAAGTCTTGCAGAAGATCCAGCGGCGATCGCCCCAACACTCCGGGAAGGGGTTTACTCTCAATTGCTTATGGATTTAACCCACCAGGCCCATAACCAAGGCCGTTGGCTAACAGTGCCGGATCTTGATACCTATCTCGATCTAGGCTGA